The DNA window acttaaaggcatcactacacgaatctgaggtggtacggatttcaggtggagtattcgtatacgggatagtagattatggagaggggagtgattccgtccatttcttcctaattgccgtaaaaagcggcccggaaaatacggtgCGTGcgcgaggctggcgcgctccaatcgaactccttgtggaaaatagtgcgccagaacgcccaaaaccgtatcttctgggccgtcttttacggcaattaggagaaaatcgacggaatcacccctcttcataatatactatcccgtatacgaatactccacctgaaatccgcaccaccccagattcgtggtatgctacctttcaGTTTCGACGtgcttcagcagcggggtggccagaactcgtaaaggagtacgtgtcgaatatgggtggaatgttcagccattataggatgaaataggcaaaaaagagggagccagatatgctatgtgtatacaagcggtagtgtccttatataatatatttaaaacgggaacttccagaacatctcagataatctgcgctactgcgaaattttcggcagatactttccgaacaccctaatatttTGCTATGTGGTGTTAATGAGCTTTTTTAGgtaatgtttgtttgttccttTGCACAGGAAAAATGCATTGTAGAGCTGTGATGAAGTCTCTCGTCTGATTACTATCACACTGGTGACCATGTGGTTTTAGATACGTTGTGATTGCGTGGTTTCTAGATATACGTTACGTCGGACCACGCAAATTTTCCTTGCGCGCCAGTTTTCCGGCTCCATCATCGGATAATGTCTCATAAAACGGAGTAGACAACGGATCATCTATTCGATAACTACTCATGAAGCATTTTTATGATGCTGTCGCCCAAAAGCATCGCCTATTGTATCaagttacagaaaaaaatccgacgGAGTTGTTAGACATTGTCGCCAAAGTGTTAATGAAGGAACAATGTTTgatatgcatttttttctagtcGTTGTTCTAGTTACAGTATTATTTACAGGAGAAAATCCGGAACCAGTTGCTCAATGAGATCATGATCGAGAGGTCACGGCAAATTCAAGAGAAGATTGTTCAATCCTATTTTCTAGGTAtcttttcgtcttcttctttttctcttagattAGTTATACCTTTTCCATTGTTCGATTACGCGCTTTAAGAAGTTGTGAAATGCAGGGAAACAATGAACACATACACCATTCCTACTTTTCCATTCGCCTTTTGCGTTCTCGATGAGTTACAAAGTGGCATTGCTGCACCTTTCTTAAAGACGTAGTTTTAAGAAAGTTCTTAAATTCATTtctaagttttatttttgtcgtgATATTTTGCATCAAGTTTAGATAgggaacttctttttttcattcacgaATTGCAACAACTCGCTTTTCTTCCAGATAAGCGTTTTGACTTGAAGAGGGATTCTTCGATGATCTCTCACTCTGAAGTGGAGGCAAAACGCGCCCGTTTGAGCGTTCCTATCATCATTCATCAGCTTACTCAAGAACAAATCGATGTGGATGTTCGATCGGCCGAATTGGCTGTACTGATCGCAAATGTTAAGGAGGAGGAGAGAAAATCAAAGGGCAATCTTGACACAATTAACTAGTAGCTTAATATAGACCAAATTATGTACCTCATtgattatggatttttttttcaagatctcAAAAGTTTATTGCTGCCTTGCAGAGGATCTCGTCTCTCTAAGTATATGATATATCCGGTACGTCGATTTATTGTTCAAATGTTATTCATCtgcagtcttttttcttctactgacTAATCTAAATCATCACCTTTTCACCAATACTACATTTGAGTTGCCTCTGTTTATGGAAATGCCTTTGAATAAATCACTTGTCACGTGGAATTACAGATCCATATTTCTATTGGCCCTTATCTTTGTCTGGTTTATATTCCAGCATTTACTTAACAGTTGTCTCACATCGACGTGACTCCTTCTCCATCAGTGAGGTGTAGGTGTCAAGGTTCCGGTGTGCCGGATGGCTAATTCCCAGCTGAGAGAGTTGCTGGACAAAGGCACACGGAAATTTGATCTGCCATTTGACAATGAGGAACCAATAGATATAACCGAGCGTTTTTTCGAGGATTGTTCTAGTAAGTGTTGGCTTTCTGTGAAAGTAGTTTGATAAGTTTTCTTACACATTTCTCGAGAGCTTCAGAACTAGCTCTTGGAGAAGTAGTTCGATATGATTCATTCACGCTTGGGGAAGCTATGAGCGCAGTCGAATTGATGGACGAGAAGATGGACATTGGTATGAAAAGAGTTACAAGACAAATGGGTTTGGACGAATCGAGGAGTATGgtgagtttgtcttttttctcgaatttcttattctttcttttgagtTCTAGGTAAACTCTCTTCTCTAGGGTTTGTATGAATCGAACTATGCTGAACAGCTTACTATTTATGATGGAACGCTATGCTCATTTGTCACTTGGCTTGAAGGCAGCTGTATTGGACAAACGGTAAGGAAAGACAGTGTTTGCATATGCACTCGCTATGCACTCGCTCAGAGAGCTTTTTAAACTATCTTTTTGGCACAAGAcggtgtttttctttgttttagttGTGGACCAATGTGTTGCTTACCGAGCCTGATCGGGTTCTCTACGAGGAACATCCAGTCTTTGCTTGCCTTGCTCATGGATTCTTTCATATTGTTATGCTTGTTAAGAGTGTGATCCAAAATGCTAGTGTTTATGAGGAGGTCCggtatttttcacatttttacgTCAAGTCACAGTTTGGTTAAGCGATCTGAAGCTccgtgcagttgcataaacgCTTGTCATTGAAGCAGTGTGATGGTGGAgcttgggatcgaggtgggaccataaCTAGATTCACTCGGACTACGGCGATAAGTGGTGCCAGTAAGGTTCCTTCTTAATCtcaaccgctacgttccaccgcgccgcttctaCATCCCTttcacaactgcaccgaacttaAATTCGTTTAAATCCGACCATGACTCCCCTTTCATATGATCTTACAgttgcttttttatttcattcttgaaGGCAGCGTCTGGGAGAATTTTTGGTGTTGGGTCCTTAGCACTGAAACGTAAGGTTCGAGACGTAGCTTTACATCCTTTGAATTGCAAAATAGAACGTGCGACGAAGACTAATGATAAAATTGGCCGctgaagcaactctttacatgtACAGAAGTGATCAGAGAACATCTAATTTCTGGGTTTGTATTTGTTCAACGTTTTTGCTGTTACACTTGCCAGCTCCGTTACGAGCCCTGAAGTCGGGTCGAAACCTGAAAATCGGTGCAATTGCATGAGTCGGCTATTATACCCCAAACATTTCTTGAGAGAATACGACATCAAGAATTTCCATTTGCGCTGCTCTAAGCCAGAGAAGCTTGGCTGCACCAGGTAATTTATATCTGAGGATGTCTTAATTTCGACTTTTGCAGGAGGATTTCAATCCTCATCTTCCATTTCCATGCAATTCACGGTATTCGCTACATGAGGTGCTACAGTTAATGAAAGATGTTGAACTTGAGCTTGTTTCAAAAGCTGAAAAGCCGGTAATTTTAAGCACTACCGctataattattttaaaaaaaaacttagtggACAATGTGTTGATTCATTGGTCTGATCCAACAGTGGACCTCGTGTTGGACTATATCAATGTATTTGCGTTTtccctgttttttcttttgcttcttcttttcttactttGTGACTTTGTGATTTAGCTATGATTTTAAGTGTTCTTGGTTTAGAATCTGTCTTACTGTCTTAGTTGAAGGGATTTCGATGAATTATAGGATCACGCCAGCTTGAAAGTGGTAATCTTGTCACTTTCTTCGCGGATCGCATTCATGAGGTTATTCCTGGTCACTATCACACATCTGGTCCCTCCACGAAGAGTGGAATGCCCCGACCAGGACCCTCTCCAGCTTCCTCCACTGGATGCTGTTGGATTCATGTAAATTTGagttttgtgtttatttcagaaaagttGGAATTTAACTATCTTTCAGAGCCAATTTGGATGCTGCCGCTGGTACATCTTCCAAGCTTATGTTTTTGTCATCGAAGTTTCTAGAGACTTCGCTGAATGAGGGGGCCCCACGTCCTGAAGGAGTGGAACAAGATGGTTAGTAGGCATCCCCTGATTTTAATGCAACTTCTAATTTTCTCTATGCTTGCGTTGCAGGAGATTTCTCTTGGCTTGTCGCATTTGAGCCCGAGTATAATAGGAAATATCTGCCGTCTACTTTCcctagaaaaatagaaatcctTCCTCGCGAGAAGGCACTTCCTCACCTCCACCGTATAGCTTGCAAGTTTGTTTACTTCTGCTAGCGCTTGCATCACATTATCTACTAGTAAAAACTGTCTTAGTAACTCAATTCCAGGATTCACTTCATTGTCACTCAACTCCCAAACAATTTGTTAGATTCTGCAAGCCTCGTTGAATTCATGAAATGGTTCAGTTATGATGACAGCTGCGTTTTGACTCGATCCATATTGCAGGTACCAATTTTTACAACTTAGTTGTAGTGTTTCTCCTTTGCCGATTCATCTATCAACCTTCAATATTGTTCAGATGGTGGTTTATCCTCTCGACGACAATGTGCTAGGTACACAGCCCACTGCTTTGCTCGTCGAAAGGTCGATAAGGAACATGGTATTTCCTTTAGCATTGGTTCCACAGTGCGTTCTtcgtctctttcttttttgtgcacttttttttattattattatcgttttttttttcattatcgtCGGAATTATTGCAGCACTCCTTTATATGACAATGAAGAGTGCCGCAAAGTCGTCGAGGATTTTACAATGAACACTACAAGAGTGATGCTCAGTCTGTATCAAAACTTTGGTGCgtattttcttctgtatttccttgtaatgttgggtcaaaacgacttgaagctcgGCGCAGCTGCATAAGAGCGCGGACTCGAAGCGCTGCTGTGGAACTAGCGGTTGTggtcaaggtgggaccatcgcgaactgcagctaTGAGTGGCACTCCTCCCGATCCTACGCTTCAAGCGCAGACGCGTGcgtaactgcaccaagcttcatggcgttttgactcgattatAACCGAAAGAAAGTTGACAACTAAAACGTTAGGCTGTATATCATAAGCAGGAATTCGCCTCTACTCTCACATTTCACATTCAAACGAacattcttctcaaatttacTTTTGTGATACCCAAttcattacttcttttttcaattagaCATCTTCAATTTCAGGTTTCAATCTTGCTAGACAAAGGGATAAGCTGGTAGTAATCATGGAGGAGATGAATGAACTGCATGAGGATGCTTGTCGTGCAGATGCTGTTTGCAGACAAATTGTTTCTGTTCACAATAAATGTGAGCATTCATACCGCGATTGTTCCATGttttattctctatttttatattgagggttttttttttgaagatgggGAACTTtggaaacaaagaagaactaTAGCATCAGGACATAATACTGTGGAGCTGCTATTTTTTTAGACAACCCGTTCGTCACATATGTCTTTACCCAAACTCTCTACCTTGTTCTTTACCACCTAGAGCTGAGCTTTCGACTCGATCTGTTTGCTCCCTTTGAATTCCCCTACGTATACTGGTAAACTGATCAACTCTgttcttcgatttttcattCTGTTATGTTGTTATTGAAAATCATCCAGGTTTTATGGTGAAGTTCTTGGAAGATGGTACATGACATCTATAGAAAAAACACGTGAGCTTATGAAGGACACTTTGAAGAAAGGTTTGTGAATCCCTTATTTTCTTAATGTAGTCCCAGAAAAGGGTTGGGTTGTGATTAAGGAGATGAATCTGAACTCTCCTCAAGGTTTCGTATATTTTAGAAACCGAACTGCTTGAAAATTCGAGaaggaataagaagaaattgaaaccACGCCTAAACCACGAAGAACATTTTCGCATCCGGTAATCGCCGTGTACTCCCAAACGAtacaaaacaaattatttaaaggcatcactctaggaatctggggtggtgcggtttttaggcgggtaatgcctctacggagattgtggggaagagggtgatttcatctctctctgtatcagtgtaaacagaAGACAGGAACgatgtttcttacgacggcttctgttgcgcCGCCTGTGATTCgttgaaaatccattcggacgaattGCAGGCGGGGCGGAGCGCAGCCTAGatgagatgaacggaatcaccctttttcccacaatctacaacgtCTTATAGGCATTACCAGCTTGAATgtcgtaccactccagattcgtggggtgatgtcttcaaTTAAATAGATCAACATCTTCTACTCTTCATCAAGACCACATATCTGCGTTTTTTCGCCTTTGTGCTCCTTTGTTTcgtttctatttctttgcCATATGAAACTTCTTTGCAGCTCAGGAGTTTGTCAAGACCAATTAATCCTAAGGTACGGACATTCTGCAATGGCAGATGCTACTTTTCACATGACTGTCGCCTTGATCAAGATGGGTGAAATTCGGGTACGTGTTCATTTTGCATCTGTTCTCAGCTTTttacagtcggatcaaaacgacatgatgctcGGTCTatttacgtaagcggctggaTATGGTGCTGTGGGAATAGCGTTTGCAGTCGAGTTACCATCGCGAACGGCAGTGAGGAGTGGTGCTAACAAGGGTCCGCCCTCGACTCTAACCACTGCGCTCGACCGCTTCAACTCCAGACGCTTACACAGTTGCACCGACATTTATGTCGCTTTGACTTGACTACATTTTATATCACACACTATTCCTCAAACAAATTTCGTTCTGTTTTGATTGTTTCAATCCGTCTTTTTTATCGGCTTTACAATGGTGATAATGTTTTTCCTATCATAGTTGAATTTGAATAAGGTTTCAtctattttgaagaatttgtgCTCTAAGGTGAGTGAACAGTGCCAAGACAAACATAACCCTCAACTCAAACATAActgaaaaaagagcgaaaggGAAATTCTTGCGAATCTTTTTCTTGTACTGCCTATCACTAACATGTTCCATTCAATCCCTtgaattttcggatttttgaaTAGTGGCTGTAAATGCGTATCTGAAATGTGTACTGAAAATTACAGCAAATTACAGAGCATTTTGACTTGTGAATTGTGCGAATTTAGCTATCTTGTTTATGCGATTCGACTATGGTTTTCTAATTATTCCAGGTACCGATGTGGAATGAGGATTCGGAACGCCTTCGCTTTGAGCATCGTATGGCATTTCTTTCAAGCGTTGGTGATCCACTTCATGTGACCTACGATGAATTTCTCGTCCGGAGCAAGTATGCCTTTCTTTCTTCGGCTTTTTCTTGGCGCCATTTTTTCTACCTCTTTCGAAGCAGGATCCGAGAATTGGTAGAAGGAGATGTCACTGTTCCTTTACAAAGGGCAATCGACACCTTCGAATTGGCTCGTAATCAGTTTGAAAAGCTTGTCGATCGCCCCGAGTTTACCGCGCATACGAAGTGAGTTTTTCCCTTctgtttaagttttttttttaatttctaatacTCTCTTTCCATCCTactcaattattttttcaacgattTGTTTACACATACtctgttttgcttttgttttatgATAGCACACCACCATATCTGGGAGGGTTGTTCGTTTGACGATTGCATAAAATATGTACATTGGTACCTATAACATATGTAACATCTGCAGTCGTGGCCCATCGCGCTCAACCGTGCTGAGGCGATACGATGTGGGCATTAGAGACCTGCGCTAATGCCCTGTTTCTCTGACGCACCCAGTAATCCTGCGTTGATATGCTCCAAGGAGAAACAATTCCCACTATTTCTGCAGACACATGATGTCCCCTTACCCGTTAAGATTGAACGCAGGCCTCCAGCAGTGCCAGTGAGAAAAACGCGCGCGCATCCAATTGGCAAATATCGTCTTGGGGTTAGGGGCGTGGcacattttgcaaaaagacAGGTATGCAGTCGCCCATGGCTATAGTAACGAAGGATCATGGGTCAATAAGTTATGAATGCAGCCATTTTTCTGTTATCTTTAATGATTCTCTCGGTCGCTCGTGCTGTTCTGCCGGCGCCGAATGAAATTCCTAGGCGGTTGAACACGGCGTATGTGCTTTGCCAATCACAACACTTGTGTTAAAATACAGTACACGTACTGTAATGTAAATTGTTTTGCATTGTGCACGGGATGTATTTGTCCAGAACCGCGTGGTTCTGAACTCTGCGTTCAGCCTTGAATATGCATCCATCAGAgtcaaagaaggaaaaagaagtcagAAATTTGCTGCAGTGTATCGTGCAGCGCTCACAGAATCTACATTGTAGTGAATGTGTTTATATTGTTTCCCATGGACATCTCCTCAGATGGATAGATATGGAAACAGTTCGCAAAAAAATGTATTCTACGGTTCTTGCTTTGAACACTTGCTTGCCTCTGGTTTTatactattctttttttcagacctGTGATATTAGTGTGCCGAACAAATGTCGTAGTTGCTCGTCTATTGCTGGCTGGAAATGTACGAGATCGTCGCATTTCGTATCATTTCATGCCAGAGTCTCCCGTGTTTCCGATTCTCAAGCTAGTCGCAGAGAAGTAAATATCTACATGTACTTGTACAGTTTGCGAattctccatttcttttttctaatgacGTGATGTGATGCACGTTTCTAGAAATACTGAAAGCTATTCTCTCCTTTTAAATTGGTTATAgatttttcatagtttcttcTCGAGTTAAGTT is part of the Necator americanus strain Aroian chromosome V, whole genome shotgun sequence genome and encodes:
- a CDS encoding hypothetical protein (NECATOR_CHRV.G19876.T2) → MANSQLRELLDKGTRKFDLPFDNEEPIDITERFFEDCSKLALGEVVRYDSFTLGEAMSAVELMDEKMDIGMKRVTRQMGLDESRSMGLYESNYAEQLTIYDGTLCSFVTWLEGSCIGQTLWTNVLLTEPDRVLYEEHPVFACLAHGFFHIVMLVKSVIQNASVYEEEDFNPHLPFPCNSRYSLHEVLQLMKDVELELVSKAEKPDHASLKVVILSLSSRIAFMRLFLVTITHLVPPRRVECPDQDPLQLPPLDAVGFIANLDAAAGTSSKLMFLSSKFLETSLNEGAPRPEGVEQDGDFSWLVAFEPEYNRKYLPSTFPRKIEILPREKALPHLHRIACKIHFIVTQLPNNLLDSASLVEFMKWFSYDDSCVLTRSILQMVVYPLDDNVLGTQPTALLVERSIRNMVFPLALVPHTPLYDNEECRKVVEDFTMNTTRVMLSLYQNFGFNLARQRDKLVVIMEEMNELHEDACRADAVCRQIVSVHNKYNPFVTYVFTQTLYLVLYHLELSFRLDLFAPFEFPYVYWFYGEVLGRWYMTSIEKTRELMKDTLKKETELLENSRRNKKKLKPRLNHEEHFRIRSGVCQDQLILRYGHSAMADATFHMTVALIKMGEIRVPMWNEDSERLRFEHRMAFLSSVGDPLHVTYDEFLVRSKIRELVEGDVTVPLQRAIDTFELARNQFEKLVDRPEFTAHTKPVILVCRTNVVVARLLLAGNVRDRRISYHFMPESPVFPILKLVAEK
- a CDS encoding hypothetical protein (NECATOR_CHRV.G19876.T3); protein product: MAEEERPESDGEREISDSDSEPELDPAEYERRRDLCLRQIILSELQFNKLKIVLRDLKIKQLMKRRQDVLNQSDPEFIVKQHELLEEFNARNKLTETIRCLEMDSLERRTLGLKKIAESNQDDNKTIAQEKIRNQLLNEIMIERSRQIQEKIVQSYFLDKRFDLKRDSSMISHSEVEAKRARLSVPIIIHQLTQEQIDVDVRSAELAVLIANVKEEERKSKDLKSLLLPCRGSRLSKYMIYPLSHIDVTPSPSLRELLDKGTRKFDLPFDNEEPIDITERFFEDCSKLALGEVVRYDSFTLGEAMSAVELMDEKMDIGMKRVTRQMGLDESRSMGLYESNYAEQLTIYDGTLCSFVTWLEGSCIGQTLWTNVLLTEPDRVLYEEHPVFACLAHGFFHIVMLVKSVIQNASVYEEEDFNPHLPFPCNSRYSLHEVLQLMKDVELELVSKAEKPDHASLKVVILSLSSRIAFMRLFLVTITHLVPPRRVECPDQDPLQLPPLDAVGFIANLDAAAGTSSKLMFLSSKFLETSLNEGAPRPEGVEQDGDFSWLVAFEPEYNRKYLPSTFPRKIEILPREKALPHLHRIACKIHFIVTQLPNNLLDSASLVEFMKWFSYDDSCVLTRSILQMVVYPLDDNVLGTQPTALLVERSIRNMVFPLALVPHTPLYDNEECRKVVEDFTMNTTRVMLSLYQNFGFNLARQRDKLVVIMEEMNELHEDACRADAVCRQIVSVHNKYNPFVTYVFTQTLYLVLYHLELSFRLDLFAPFEFPYVYWFYGEVLGRWYMTSIEKTRELMKDTLKKETELLENSRRNKKKLKPRLNHEEHFRIRSGVCQDQLILRYGHSAMADATFHMTVALIKMGEIRVPMWNEDSERLRFEHRMAFLSSVGDPLHVTYDEFLVRSKIRELVEGDVTVPLQRAIDTFELARNQFEKLVDRPEFTAHTKPVILVCRTNVVVARLLLAGNVRDRRISYHFMPESPVFPILKLVAEK